From the Polaribacter gangjinensis genome, the window TAAATTGAAAACACCACCACTTGATTGTAGTGTGTTATCCATTGGGATTACTAATGAACCAGTTGGAATCAACTCATTGACAAAAGTATCTTCGAATTTATTTTTAAGATTTTTTGATGATTTTTTCCAAAATGAATCTTGATTGAATTTTTCAATATTATCCCAATTTGATTCGTGTTTATTCCAAAAAGAAGAAGATTCTTCATAACCTAAGCTATTTTTTGTCACAAATAAGCTATTTCCTGTAATAAATTGCGAATAGGTAACAAACAAAAGGGCTATTAAGCTTTTGTGTAATTTTGATTTCATACTCATTTTTTTAAGGGTTCATTTTTTGTTCAACCTTTATAAAAGATTGTTTGATTGATTTTTACTTTTTAAATTGGGGAATTACAGGATGAAAATTTAGCACTACAAATAATGGTGCTAAATTGACAAATAACTAGTTTCTTTTTTTGAAATTTCGATTATATATTCGCAACTGAAATTTTGATAGTTTTGAACATTGAAAGTTACGTTTGATAAATTAAGTTTATCAAATTCAATATTATTAGACAATAAAGTTATATTACTGTTTGTTTCTGCATTTCTTGCAGATGCTGAAGGCATATTACCTAGACTTAGGTTTGTTGTAATTCCCAAAATCAAGATAATAAGACGTTTTGTAGGGGTAACTGTCATATTATTCTTTTTTACTAACTAATTTAACAAAATAAATTGTGAGCTAGTAAGGTTTAAAAAACCTTAAAGCGAGGGAATCACAATGGTTTTTTTTGAGAAAAATATTCTCAAAAATAGAACTTTTTTTAAAGCCTTAAATATTAAGGGATTAAGAACATACAAACATACAAACAATTTTCAATATTTACATAAAAAAAGAAAAAATATTTTATCTAATGTTCTGAAATGATATATTTTATGTATAAGTTGACTAGAAAAATTATTTTTTTGATTTAATGAGATACAATCCTAGAAACGTGTAAAATCCATTTAAGATTAACAAAGCAAAACCAAAATCAAAATTCATAATTTCCAAAAAAATAGTATTTGTAAAATAAGTTAATACTGGCGAAATTAAACATATGGCAGGAACTAATTTGTCTTTTACAGCATATTTAGTGAATAAACCAAATGCATACAATCCTAATAGTGGACCATAAGTATAATTCGCAAACGTAAATATTTTAGCAATTACACTTTCATCAGCTATAAAATATTTGAATATTAAAATTGTTAAAATGAGGATAATTGAAAACAGGATATGTATTTTTTTTCGGATGTTTTCTTGTTCTGATTGATTTTTCTTTTTGTCAATTTCTAATATATCTATACTGAAAGAAGTTGTCAAGGCTGTCAATGCAGAATCTGCACTCGAATAAGCAGCAGCAATCAATCCTAAAATAAAAAAAACAGCTGTTGTAAATCCTAAAATTCCTGAGGTTGCAACCATTGGAAATAAACCGTCTTTGTGAGCATCAATGCCATTTTTTTGAGCAAAATCTGTTAATAAAATCCCTAATGCCAAAAAGAAAAAATTCACAATAACTAGTACAATCGTAAACCAAAACATATTTTTTTGAGCATCTTTCAAGTTTCTGCATGTTAGGTTTTTTTGCATCATATCTTGATCTAAACCTGTCATTACAATTGCTACAAATGCTCCTGCTAAAAACTGTTTCCAAAAGAAATTACTTGCTTTTATATCCTCAAAAAAGAAAATTTTAGCGTAGTTACTTTCTGCAACATAGCTAAAAATATTGCTGATTTCTAATTCATCTGCAATTGTATAAATACAAATTCCGACTGCAATTAACATGAATAATGTTTGCAAAGTATCTGTCCAAACTATCGTTTTAATACCTCCTTTAAAAGTATAAATCCAAATTAATAAAATGGTAATACAAACTGTTATCCAAAAAGGAACTCCCAATGCATCAAACAAAATAATTTGCAACACATTTGCGACTAAAAACAATCGAAATGAAGCGCCAATGGTCCTAGAAAGTAGGAAAAAACTTGCACCCGTTTTGTAAGAATACTCTCCAAAACGACTTTGTAAATAGGTGTAAATGGATGTTAAATTTAGTCGATAATATAAAGGTAATAACACCAATCCAATTACTGCATAACCAACAATGTATCCCAAAACCATTTGCATATAACTCATGCTTTGCGCTTCAACCCAACCTGGTACAGAAATAAAAGTGACTCCTGAAAGTGATGCTCCAATCATACCAAAGGCGACTAAATACCAAGGTGAAGCATTGTTTGCTTTGAAAAAAGTAGCATTGTTAGCAGATTTTCCTGTGAAATAGGAAATCAGAATCAATACTGAAAAATATCCGAAAATTAAAAGAATGATGTGTATTGGATTCATTGAAAATTATGAATTACGAATTGTGATACGAATATAGTTTTTAATATTTATATAGCTAAAAATCTCAATTGAAATTGTAATTTTGCACTCTATGGATTTTTCGTCAAAATTATTAGAAAATGCTGTCAATGAAATGTCGCGTTTGCCAGGAATTGGTAAGCGAACTGCATTGCGTTTGGTGCTGCATTTATTGAAACAGCCCAAAGAAAATACGGCTTATCTATCTGAAGCGTTATTGCATCTTAGAAATGATATGAAAAATTGCGAAAAATGCCATAATATTTCAGATACTGTTTTGTGTGCGATTTGCAATAATCCTAAAAGAAATTCAGAAATTATTTGTGTTGTAGAAGATATTAGAGATGTTATGGCGATTGAAAGCACGTCACAATTCAATGGATTGTATCACGTTTTAGGAGGTAAAATTTCACCTATTGAAGGAATTGGACCTCAAAATTTAAAAATTGATTCTTTGATAAAAAAAGTTGCAAATGAAGAAGTGAAAGAATTGATTTTTGCACTAAGTTCAACTATGGAAGGTGATACTACCAATTTTTACATCTTCAAACAAATAGAAAAATTCAATATCAAAATTTCTACGATTGCAAGAGGAATTTCTGTTGGTGATGAATTGGAATATGCTGATGAAATTACTTTAGGAAGAAGTATTGTACATAGAATTCCTTTTGAGCAAAGTATTAGAGGATAGTTTTAAGTGTTGAATGTTAAGTTTTTAGTTTTGGATATTCACTAAAAACTCAAAATTAATAACTGAAAACTATTTTTCTTTTTCCCACGAATTTTTTTCTCGAATTCTTTTATATAATTTGATGTTAAGCATCAAAACAATTCCAAAAACGAAGATTCCTGCAACTCCCCAAATCCAATTGATAGCGCTTTTTAAGGTCACTAAAAAAACAACTGCAAAAAGAATTATGGTAGCAACTTCATTCCAAATTCGGAGTTTGAAAGCGGAATATTTAATAATATCTTTTTGCAATTGACTGTATATTTTTTGACAAGAATAATGATACAAATACAAGGCAAAAACAAAAGATAGTTTTACCAACATCCAAGGTTCTGAAAGGTAATATGGATTTTGAAATAACATCCAAAAAGCAAAAATACTCGCTAAAATAGCAGAAGGCCAAGTGATTATGTACCACAATCTTTTACTCATCAATTTGTATTGATTTTGTAAAATATATTTAGCAGGTTCTGTTTTGTCCTCAGCTTCTACTTGATAAATAAACAAGCGAACAATATAAAATAAACCTGCAAACCAAGTGATTACAAAAATTACGTGAAGTGCTTTTATGTATAAAAAATCCATTTTGTAAAATTAGTTTAAAAGTTACAAAGAGACAAAGTTACAGAGATGCAATGTTTCAAACTAAAAATTACTTGCTTTTCCAATCATTAATCCAAGAAACCATCACATCAACCCAATCATCATTGTCGTTCATACAAGGAATGTGTTTATAATCTGTTCCTCCAGCTTCTAAAAATTCCTCTTTTCCTTCCATTGCAATTTCCTCCAAAGTTTCTAAACAATCAGATACAAATGCAGGTGTAACAACCGCTAATTTCTTTTTACCTAATTCAGGAAATTTTTCCAATTCAAAATCTGTATAGGGTTTTAACCAAGGATCTTTTAGTAATCTTGATTGAAAAGAATTACTATGATTTGTTTCATTTAAGCCTAATTCTTTGGCAATTGCTTTTGTAGTTTCAAAACATTGATGTCTGTAACAAGTGTGATGTGCTACCGAATTTCGTTCGCAACAAGAACCATCTAATTTGCAATGACTTTTTGTTGGATCCGATTTTTTAATATGACGTTCAGGAATTCCATGGTATGAAAACAGCACATGATCGTATTCAAAATCTTTCAAATGATTTGCAATATTATCACTCATTGCTTTGATATAATCAGGTTTGTTATAAAATGGTGGCAACACATCCAAAATTACATTTGGATATTTTTCAGCAATAATTTCTTCTGCTTTTACAACCACAGTTTCATAAGATGACATGGCATAATGAGGATACAAAGGCACTAAAAAGATTTCTGTAACACCTTGATCAACCAAATTTTTGATGCCTTTTTCCATGCTCATACTTCCATAACGCATGGCAAGTTCAACAGGAATATCTATTTTTTGTTTGATTTTTTCAGTAAATCTCTCAGAAATAACAACTAAAGGTGAACCTTCATCCCACCAGATTTTTTTGTAAGCTTTTGCTGATTTTTTTGGACGGAAGTTTAAAATGATTCCTTTAATCAACAAATAACGTTTCCAATAATCAATGTCAATAACGCGTTCGTCCATTAAAAATTCATCCAAATAGGTTTTAACATCCTTAATTTTTGTTGAATCTGGTGAACCTAAATTGTTTAATAATATTCCTTTCATTAGTAAGGTTTAAAAGTTTAAAAGTTTAAAGTTTAAAGGATGAAATCCTTTTTTTTATTCTGAAATAGTAGAATTTTATTTATAATTTTTTTTAACCGTTTAATTCCTTCCCTTTGGGAAGGTTAGGATGGGCAATTTGATTCGTAATTTCATACAACGTAATTGCCAAACTGTGAATCACATTCATGCTCGAATTTCTTCCATACATAGGAATTTCAATAGTTGCATCTGCCAAACTAGAATTTGAAATTCCATTGCGTTCACTGCCCAAAATTAATGCGATTTTCTTCAAATTTTTGAAATCAAAATCTTGAATTTCGATGCTTTTATCAGTTATTTCTATGCCAATAATAGTGTAACCAAGTTGTTTGAGAGTCGTTATTTTTTCATCAAAATCACTATAAAATTCACATTCAATTTGATTGATGGTATTTCTGGCAGTTTTTACCACTTTTCTATTTTCAATAAATGGAGAACTTTCGTGTAAATACATTTTTTCTACACCAAAACTTTCTGCCACTCTAAAACACATTCCAATGTTTTCGGGAGTTCTAATGGCATCACACAAAATATGAATTGGAAATTTTTGCTGCTTGTTTTTACGTTCGTTGTGAGAGAGTTGTGTCATTTTATATACTTCTTATATCTAACTTCTAAAGTCTAACTTTGAAAACTCATTACATACTTTTTTGGTGTTGTTCCAAACTTTTTTCTGAAAGCAGCAATAAAATGACTTGCTGTGCTATACCCAACTTGCAAACCCACTTCATTAACATTGTATTGATTGCTTTCCAATAATTTTCGAGCGTGTTCCATTTTGTAATCAAACAAAAAACTATACACTGTATCTCCGTAAATTTGTTTGAAACCTTCTTTTAATTTTTTTAAATTCAAACCAATTTCATTTGCAAGTTCTTGTAAACTAGGTGGTTCTGACATTCTTGAAATGATGATTTCTTTTGCTTTTCTGATTTTTAAAACATTTTGTTCATCCACCAAAAACGGACAGTATTCACCCATAGAAGCTTCATCTTTTTGAAAATGCAAACTCAATAATTCATAAATTTTCCCCTTTACATACAATTCTCTGATAGAACTATTGATATTAGAATTGATGATTTGCTGCAAAACAATGGCAACAGTTGGTTTTATTTCTGCATCATCATAATATTTTTTATTGCTATTTTCATTGCTCAAAAAAGTAATGTATCCTGATTCTTTTGAAAATAACGAATGAAATTTTTCAATAGAAATTAAAAGCGAAATTAAAGTTGTTTTTGGCTGAATTTCTAAATTAATTGGCAATGTTCTTTGAGGATTGTACAATAAAATACAACGATTATCCAACACATCAAAAGAATAGGAGCTGTTGTTAAAAAGAAATTTTGAATTTCCTCGTAAACAAAAGTGCATTTGTATGAAAGTACTTTTGATATCTCTCTCAAAGGTTTGTTTTTCAGAGCTTTCGTTTTGAAAATGAAGTACGTAAAATCCGTTCTCTAAATTTATTTCTTCAATGGTACTTTCACCGACATTTTTAAACATATCAAATTTTGTTTTTCAGATTTCTTTTATTTAGAATCATTCTATATTAATTAATTCAAAATACCTGATTTACTTGCAAAAATATGGATTTACAAGGGTTTAAATTATAAAATTTTCCTAAAAAACATCCAACGTTATTAAAAGTACTTTCCGCGACACTTTTTTCTGAATGAACTTTTTATTTTTGTGCGTTTTTTAGAAAATATGCAAGAGAGTAAACAACAGCATTTTTACAATATAGGTGTCAGCTACAAAAAAGCAGACGCTGCTATTCGTGGCAAATTTTCTTTATCAAAAGAAAATCAGATTGCGTTATTAAAGCTTGCAAATCAAAGAGGTTTTGAAGGGATATTTGTGCTTTCAACTTGCAATAGAACAGAAATTACCGGTTTTGCTGAACGTCCATGTCAATTAATCGAATTGTTGTGCGAATTTACAGAAGGTTCTATTCAAGAATTTGCAAAGTTTTCTAATGTTTATAAAAACCAAGAAGCAATAAATCAATTATTCAGAATTGGTACAGGTTTAGAGAGTCAGATTTTGGGCGACTATGAAATAGTTGGTCAATTAAGACAAGCTTTCAAGTTGGCAAAAAAGATGAAAACTACAAACGCTTATGTTGAGCGATTGATGAATAGTGTATTGCAAGCCAGTAAAAAAGTGAAAAATGAAACCATGTTAAGCTCAGGCACAACCTCAGTTTCGTATGCTGCTGTAAAATACATCACTAAAAATTTACCAGATTACAATTCTAAAAACATCTTGGTTTTTGGTTTGGGCAAAATGGGAAAACATACTTGTAAAAACTTAACAGAGTATACAGATATCAACGATGTTTGTTTGATTAACAGAACTGAAGAAAAGGCAACTGAATTCGTTAAAGATTTTTCATCCATCAGAACAGCAACTATCGAAAATTTGTCTTTAGAAATCGAAAAAGCCGATGTTTTAATCGTTTCAACAGGAGCTGAAAAACCAACAATTACTAAAAATCATATTTCACCAAATAAAAAATTATTGATTTTAGATTTATCGATGCCAGAAAATGTGGCTTTAGATGTACAAGACTATTCTGATGTGCAGTTGGTAAATGTTGATGAACTTTCAAAAATTACGGATGAAACTTTGGCAATTCGTCAGCAAGAAATTCCTTTAGCTGAGGCAATTATCGAAACTCATACCAAAGAATTTACAGATTGGCAAAATCACAGAAGATTGGCGCCAACAATTACTGCATTGAAAAATTCTTTGGAATCCATTAAAAACGACGAAATTAACTTTCAAAAAAAGAAATTGCCTAATTTTGACGAAAATCAGGCAGAAATTTTAACTTCACGAATTATCCAAAAAATTACTACTCAATTCGTAAAACATTTAAAAGAGGATGATATTTCTGTTGCGCAAAGCATTCAATTGATCAACAAAGTATTTCAATCTTAAAATAATTTCATGCAAAAAATTATAAAAATAGGAACTCGTGACAGCCAATTAGCACTTTGGCAAGCTCATAAAGTGCGAAAAGAGTTAGAGGCTTTAGGCTTTGAAACAGAGATAGTTCCTATAAAATCTACTGGAGATATTGTTTTAGACAAACCTTTGTATGAATTAGGAATTACAGGAATTTTTACCAAAAATTTAGACATTGCTTTACTAGAAAAACGAATTGATATTGCAGTTCATTCTATGAAAGATGTGCCAACAGTTTTGCCACAAGGAATTGTACAAGCTGCTGTTTTAAAAAGAGCAAATTACAATGATATTCTCGTTTTAAAAGGAACAGAAGAATTTTTTGGTCAGCCAGAAGGAACAATTGCTACAGGAAGTTTGCGAAGAAAAGCACAATGGCTCAATCGTTATCCAACTCACAAAGTCGTTGATTTGCGTGGAAATGTAAATTCAAGATTAGAAAAATTAGAAAATAACGATTGGGATGGAGCTGTTTTTGCAGCAGCAGGATTGGAAAGATTGGGTAAAAGACCTGCTGGAGCAATCAATTTGGGATGGATGATTCCCGCGCCTGCACAAGGTGCAATTATGGTTTCTTGTTTAGAAAGTGATTCTTTTGTCAAAGAAGCTTGTTCAAAATTGAATGATTATGAAACCCAAGTTTGTGTAGGAATTGAACGTGAATTTTTACATCTTTTAGAAGGTGGTTGTACAGCTCCAATTGGAGCGTTAGCATATGTTGATCAAAAAACCCAAGAAATAAATTTTAAGGGAATTTTGTTAAAAAAGGACGGTTCTAAAAAAATCACTGTTACCAAAACAAATCCTTTAGGACGCCACAGATATTTGGCAAAAGATTGCGCAGATTTTATTATCAATAAAGGAGGTAAAGAATTGATGATGGAAGACCAAGAAGTTACCATCACTAAGAAAATTGTCTATTCTACCAAAAAACTTTCAGAAGCTCAAAAAAAATTACTTCCAAGAACTATTGAAATTCAAGATAGCGATTTTATCAAAATTCGTTTCAATAGAATTGCTCCAAAAGTGATGAAAGAAGAAATCGAAAATGTCGTTATTACTAGTCAAAATGGCGTTGAATCTATTTTAAATTCATTTACCAAAAGTGAAATCAATTTCAAAAATATTTATTGTGTTGGTCGAAGAACAAAAAAAATGATAGAAACATCTATAGGACAAGTAACTTTCGTTGCAAAAAATGCAAAGCAATTGGCTGAGTATTTAGTTAAAAATCTAAAAAACAAAGAAGTAACTTATTTTTGTAGTGACATCAGAATGGAGATTTTACCTGCTTATTTGCATCAAAAAAACATTCAATTAACTGAAATTGAGGCGTATAAAACCATGTTAAGTCCTTTGAAAATTGCAGATGATGTTTCAGGAGTGTTGTTTTATAGTCCATCAGGAATTGAAAGTTATTTGAAAAAAAATGATCCAGATAAAGTTGCTTTTTGCATTGGAGAATCTACTGCAGATGTGGCAAAAAAATATTTTAAAAATGTGCAAGTAGCCAACTCACCAGACGTTGAAAGTTTGCTAACATTAGTTAAAAACCATTTTATTACAACTTAAATTTTTAAACTAATTATAGTGTTTAGAACCAGAAGACTCAGAAAAACGGATGCTATCAGAAAGTTGGTTAGAGAAACATCACTTTCTGTGAACGATTTTATTTATCCACTTTTTATTGAAGAAGGCACCAATATCGAAACAGAAATCGTTTCAATGCCAGGAATAAAACGTTTTTCTTTGGATAGAATTGCTATAGAATTGGATGAAGTTGTTGCTTTAAAAATTCCTGCTGTGTTGTTATTCGGAATTCCATCAACCAAAGATGATGAAGGCACAGAAACATGGAACGAAAACGGAATTATGCAAAAAGCGATCCGTTTTATCAAGCAAAATTATCCTAATTTATATGTAATTACAGACGTTTGTTTTTGTGAATATACTTCTCACGGACATTGTGGAATCATTCACGAAAATGATGTTGATAATGATGCAACTTTGGTAAATATTGCCAAGCAAGTTATTTCGCATGCAAAAGCGGGCGTTGACATGGTTGCTCCTTCTGGAATGATGGATGGAACTATTGATATGATTCGTCAATCTTTAGATAATTCAGGTTTTGCTGATTTGCCAATTATGGCATATTCTGTAAAATATGCTTCAGCTTTTTACGGACCTTTTAGAGATGCAGCAGATTCTGCACCTACTTTTGGTGACAGAAAAACTTATCAAATGGATCCTGCAAATAGAGAAGAAGGTTTACGAAAAGCCACTTTTGATGATGAAGAAGGCGCAGATATTTTGATGGTAAAACCAGCTTTGTCTTATTTAGATATCATTCGCGATTTGAAAAATAATTTTGACAGACCCATTGCTTGTTATAATGTAAGTGGTGAATATGCCATGATCAAAGCTGCTGCTGAAAAAGGTTGGATAGATGGTGAAAAAGTCATGATGGAAAGTTTGTTATCCATGAAAAGAGCTGGAGCAGACATTATCATCACCTATTTTGCAAAAGAAGCAGCAAAGGTTTTAAATAAATAATATTCGGTTTTTAGGTATTAGTAATTTGCTAATGGCTATCAGCAAAAAACCAAAAGCTAAAAAAAATGAAATTCTCAAAATCGCAAAAACTATACGAAAAAGGATTGGTAAATCTTGTTGGAGCTGTAAATTCTCCTGTAAGAGCATTTGCTTCTGTTGGTGGAAATCCGTTGTTTATCAAAAAAGCAAAAGGTTCCAAAATCATTGATGTTGATGGAAATGAATATCTAGATTTGGTATTGTCTTATGGTCCAATGGTTATTGGACATCGTCATAAAAAAGTCCAAAAAGCAGTTCACAAGGCATTAAAAAATGGCTATTCTTTTGGAGCATCAACTGAAAATGAAATCAAATTAGCAAAAATTGTATGTGATGCTTTTCCTGGGATGGACAAAGTTCGTTTTGTAAATTCGGGAACAGAAGCTGTGTTGAGTGGCATTCGTTTGGCAAGAGCATTTACAGGAAAAGATAAAATCATAAAATTTTCTGGATGTTATCATGGACATCAAGATGCTTTGTTGGTTGCAGCTGGTTCTGGTTTAGCAACGTTGAGTTTACCTGGAAGTTTGGGCGTTCCAGAAGGTGCAGTGAAAAATACCTTGATTGCAGAATACAATAATTTAGAAAGTGTAAAAGCACATTTTGAAAATCATGATGATATTGCAGCCGTAATTATTGAGCCTATTTGTGGAAATATGGGAGTTGCAATTCCACAAGATAATTTTTTAAAAGAATTGAAAGATTTTTTAACAAGCAAAGGAGCTTTGTTAATTGCTGATGAGGTAATGACAGGATTTCGTTCGAAATTTGGTGGCGCTCAAGAATTATTGGGAGTTGAAGCAGATATTACTTGTTTAGGAAAAGTAATTGGAGGTGGATTTCCAGTAGGCGCTTATGGAGCAAGAAATAAAATCATGGAAAAAGTAGCACCTTTAGGTGGCATGTATCAAGCAGGAACTTTGAGTGGAAATCCAATTGCAATGGCGGGAGGAATTTCAACATTAACCGAATTGAAAAGACAAAATCCGTATCAAAAGTTTGATGAAATTGGCGCAATTTTAGAGGTAATCTTGTTAGAAACTGCCAAAAAATACAATGTAGATTTGGTAGTAAACAGATTTGGTTCTATGATGAATCCTTTTTTCACAAAAAATCAAGTAACCAATTTTAAAGATGCACAAACTTCAGATACCAAAAAGTTTGCAGTTTTCTTTTGGGAAATGATTAAAAACGGAGTCTTTTTACCTCCTTCTCAATTTGAAGCTTGGTTTTTATCATCGGCAATTTCAGAAAAAGATATTAAAATATTTGCGAATGCTGTTGATAAATCGATGTTAGCTGTTTCTCAAATGGAAAATTAAATATAAATCAGAAATGATTAATAAACTTATCACTAAACTAAAAGCTAACAACTAATGGCTAATAGCAATCATATTAAAAACGACTTATTTCTAAGAGCCTTAAAAGGCGAAACTGTTCAAAGACCTCCAGTTTGGATGATGCGTCAAGCAGGACGTTATTTGCCCGAATTTATGGCGATTAAAGAAGAATATGATTTCTTTACACGCTGCCAAACTCCCGAATTAGCATCAGAAATTACAGTGCAACCCATTCGTAGGTTTGGTATGGATGCTGCCATTTTATTTTCAGATATTTTGGTGGTGCCACAAGCCATGAATATTGAAGTGCAAATGAAATCTAATTTCGGACCTTATTTGCCCAATCCAATTCGAAATCAAAAAGATTTAGACAGCGTTATTATTCCTGATGTAAACCAAGAATTGGGTTACGTTATGGAAGCTATAAAAATGACCAAAGAAAAACTCAACAACGAAATTCCGTTGATTGGTTTTGCAGGTTCACCATGGACAATTTTATGTTATTGTGTGCAAGGTCAAGGTTCAAAAACCTTTGACAAAGCCAAAGAATTGTGTTTTACAAATCCTGTTGTGGCACATGCATTATTACAAAAAATTACAGATACAACTATTGCTTATTTAAAAGCAAAAGTTGCAGCTGGAGTTGATGCAGTTCAAATTTTTGATTCTTGGGGAGGTATGTTATCACCAACAGATTACGAAACGTTTTCTTGGCAATACATTCAACAAATTATTGATGCTTTAAAAGATAATATTCCAGTAATTGCTTTCGGAAAAGGTTGCTGGTTTGCATTGCATACTATGGCAAGATCTGGAGCTTCAGCTTTGGGTGTAGATTGGACATGTTCAGCACGAAATGCACGTTACTTATCAGGAGGAAATATCACGTTGCAAGGGAATTTTGATCCTGCAAGATTGTTATCTCCACCTGCTGAAATCAAAAAAATGGTACATCAAATGATCAATGAATTCGGAAAAGACAAATATATTGTGAATTTAGGTCATGGAATTTTACCCAACATTCCACTCGAAAATGCGAAAGCTTTTGTTGATGCTGTAAAGGAATATAAAAGCGCATTTTAATCCTGATAAAAGGAAAAAATGTAAATTTAAAACATAAGAATTTCCTTTCCTTTGGAAAGGATTAAGGATAGGATTATGATTAAAAATATCGTTCTTGGAATCAAAGCTTATGGAGGAGCTTTTGCATTAATTTCAAAATTGAAACTTTGGAAATATTTTGTGATTCCTG encodes:
- the hemB gene encoding porphobilinogen synthase; protein product: MFRTRRLRKTDAIRKLVRETSLSVNDFIYPLFIEEGTNIETEIVSMPGIKRFSLDRIAIELDEVVALKIPAVLLFGIPSTKDDEGTETWNENGIMQKAIRFIKQNYPNLYVITDVCFCEYTSHGHCGIIHENDVDNDATLVNIAKQVISHAKAGVDMVAPSGMMDGTIDMIRQSLDNSGFADLPIMAYSVKYASAFYGPFRDAADSAPTFGDRKTYQMDPANREEGLRKATFDDEEGADILMVKPALSYLDIIRDLKNNFDRPIACYNVSGEYAMIKAAAEKGWIDGEKVMMESLLSMKRAGADIIITYFAKEAAKVLNK
- the hemL gene encoding glutamate-1-semialdehyde 2,1-aminomutase, which encodes MKFSKSQKLYEKGLVNLVGAVNSPVRAFASVGGNPLFIKKAKGSKIIDVDGNEYLDLVLSYGPMVIGHRHKKVQKAVHKALKNGYSFGASTENEIKLAKIVCDAFPGMDKVRFVNSGTEAVLSGIRLARAFTGKDKIIKFSGCYHGHQDALLVAAGSGLATLSLPGSLGVPEGAVKNTLIAEYNNLESVKAHFENHDDIAAVIIEPICGNMGVAIPQDNFLKELKDFLTSKGALLIADEVMTGFRSKFGGAQELLGVEADITCLGKVIGGGFPVGAYGARNKIMEKVAPLGGMYQAGTLSGNPIAMAGGISTLTELKRQNPYQKFDEIGAILEVILLETAKKYNVDLVVNRFGSMMNPFFTKNQVTNFKDAQTSDTKKFAVFFWEMIKNGVFLPPSQFEAWFLSSAISEKDIKIFANAVDKSMLAVSQMEN
- the hemE gene encoding uroporphyrinogen decarboxylase codes for the protein MANSNHIKNDLFLRALKGETVQRPPVWMMRQAGRYLPEFMAIKEEYDFFTRCQTPELASEITVQPIRRFGMDAAILFSDILVVPQAMNIEVQMKSNFGPYLPNPIRNQKDLDSVIIPDVNQELGYVMEAIKMTKEKLNNEIPLIGFAGSPWTILCYCVQGQGSKTFDKAKELCFTNPVVAHALLQKITDTTIAYLKAKVAAGVDAVQIFDSWGGMLSPTDYETFSWQYIQQIIDALKDNIPVIAFGKGCWFALHTMARSGASALGVDWTCSARNARYLSGGNITLQGNFDPARLLSPPAEIKKMVHQMINEFGKDKYIVNLGHGILPNIPLENAKAFVDAVKEYKSAF